A stretch of Desulfitobacterium dichloroeliminans LMG P-21439 DNA encodes these proteins:
- a CDS encoding RNA-binding S4 domain-containing protein, whose product MRIDKYLKVSRLIKRRTVAKDICEGEKIQVNGRIAKPSAEVKLGDIVTMEMARHLLEVRVLSTPNSVKANEAHLLYEVLKDEKRGQLEE is encoded by the coding sequence ATGCGGATTGATAAATATTTAAAAGTTTCCCGTCTAATTAAGAGAAGGACGGTCGCCAAGGATATCTGCGAAGGGGAAAAAATACAAGTGAATGGCCGTATTGCCAAACCCTCCGCTGAAGTTAAGCTAGGCGATATCGTAACCATGGAGATGGCTCGTCATCTCCTAGAAGTGCGCGTTCTCTCTACACCTAACAGTGTGAAAGCTAATGAGGCTCATCTGCTTTATGAGGTCTTGAAGGACGAAAAGCGGGGGCAACTAGAGGAATAG
- the yabP gene encoding sporulation protein YabP, which yields MEKSPSNHRLAMDNRQFLSITGVSKVQSFDPKEILLETIQGVLSIKGEKLGVKHLDLKAGQVEVEGQIDALVYPRHGGSRQNIWAKVFR from the coding sequence ATGGAAAAGAGTCCATCCAATCACCGGCTGGCCATGGATAATCGCCAATTTCTTTCGATCACAGGGGTGTCTAAGGTACAGTCCTTTGATCCTAAGGAGATATTATTGGAAACTATCCAAGGTGTATTAAGCATAAAGGGAGAGAAGTTAGGGGTTAAACACCTAGACCTGAAAGCCGGGCAAGTCGAGGTTGAGGGACAAATTGACGCCTTGGTCTATCCCCGCCATGGGGGATCAAGACAAAATATCTGGGCAAAAGTCTTCCGCTAA
- a CDS encoding S1 RNA-binding domain-containing protein produces MAIAVGTIIEGVVTGITNFGAFVELPEKVTGLVHISEVADAYVKDVRDYLKEQDHVKVKVIHVDEKGKIGLSIKQANPAPPPAPRINPRERRQPTVSFEDKLAKFIKDSDERQLEFRRATESKRGGRGSSRY; encoded by the coding sequence ATGGCCATTGCGGTTGGCACTATAATTGAAGGTGTGGTTACGGGTATCACAAATTTTGGTGCTTTTGTGGAATTGCCCGAGAAAGTTACAGGCCTGGTACACATCTCAGAAGTTGCAGATGCGTATGTAAAAGATGTTAGGGATTACCTGAAGGAACAAGACCACGTGAAAGTCAAAGTGATTCACGTCGATGAAAAAGGGAAAATCGGACTATCGATTAAGCAAGCTAATCCGGCCCCGCCCCCAGCACCGCGCATAAACCCGCGGGAACGTCGTCAACCAACCGTATCCTTTGAAGATAAATTAGCTAAATTTATAAAGGATAGCGATGAACGGCAACTGGAATTCCGACGTGCGACTGAATCGAAGCGCGGAGGAAGAGGATCAAGCCGTTACTAG
- a CDS encoding HU family DNA-binding protein, producing MNKADLVAAVAEKAEVSKKDAEKAVSAVFASIEEALAKNEKVQLVGFGTFEVKDRAERTGRNPQTKEAIVIPASKVPGFKAGKALKDAVQK from the coding sequence TTGAATAAGGCTGATTTAGTGGCTGCGGTAGCAGAAAAAGCCGAAGTATCAAAAAAGGATGCTGAAAAGGCAGTCAGTGCTGTATTTGCTTCAATCGAGGAAGCATTAGCAAAAAACGAGAAAGTACAATTGGTTGGTTTCGGAACTTTCGAAGTGAAAGACCGTGCAGAGCGTACTGGTAGAAATCCTCAAACCAAAGAAGCCATTGTTATCCCCGCTTCGAAGGTTCCTGGATTTAAAGCAGGTAAAGCCTTAAAGGACGCTGTTCAAAAATAA
- a CDS encoding peptidylprolyl isomerase, which translates to MKNIRKGIIAGMLTFALLLTGCSSLGGEQWAAKVNGQVITQKAFESRISDVQKSYEAMGMDFSTEQGKEALKQVKSQILEGMIASQLVIQEAKKLNLNPDDPTILEQEKNIMKSVGDEAQYQEWLKQQAMTNDEVRNYFALSAEITKDVTVTDEQKKTFFENNQDLYGGSGEQVQARHILVDTEEEAKAIIAQLQGGADFATLAKEKSTDTGSKESGGYLGLFGHGAMVPEFEAAAFAQKAGTYTTTPVKSEFGYHIILVEDHKAATTADYEASKEQVAADALADAKAQKFEAYFTELREKAKGSIEYSAEFKPAS; encoded by the coding sequence ATGAAGAATATCCGGAAGGGAATCATCGCCGGAATGTTAACTTTTGCGTTACTATTGACAGGTTGTTCTTCCCTAGGTGGGGAGCAATGGGCTGCTAAAGTAAATGGACAAGTTATTACTCAAAAAGCGTTTGAATCAAGAATCTCCGATGTGCAAAAGTCCTATGAAGCGATGGGAATGGACTTTAGCACTGAGCAAGGTAAAGAGGCATTGAAACAGGTAAAGAGCCAAATCCTTGAGGGGATGATTGCTTCCCAGCTTGTGATTCAAGAAGCCAAAAAGCTTAATTTAAATCCTGATGATCCTACTATCTTAGAGCAAGAAAAGAATATTATGAAGAGCGTGGGCGATGAGGCTCAATACCAAGAATGGCTTAAGCAACAAGCAATGACCAATGATGAAGTGCGAAATTACTTCGCCCTATCTGCTGAAATCACCAAAGATGTTACCGTTACCGATGAGCAAAAGAAGACTTTCTTTGAAAATAATCAAGATCTCTATGGGGGGAGCGGGGAGCAAGTGCAAGCTCGCCACATCTTGGTAGATACCGAAGAAGAGGCTAAAGCGATTATCGCTCAGCTGCAAGGGGGAGCGGATTTTGCAACATTGGCTAAAGAAAAATCCACGGATACAGGATCAAAGGAATCCGGTGGTTACTTAGGCCTTTTTGGACACGGAGCAATGGTCCCGGAATTTGAAGCTGCTGCTTTCGCACAAAAAGCCGGTACTTATACCACGACTCCTGTTAAATCCGAGTTTGGTTATCATATTATTTTGGTAGAAGATCATAAAGCTGCCACGACTGCCGACTATGAAGCCTCCAAGGAGCAAGTCGCTGCGGATGCTTTAGCTGATGCGAAAGCCCAAAAGTTCGAAGCCTATTTTACTGAGCTGAGGGAAAAGGCGAAGGGGAGTATCGAGTATTCCGCGGAATTTAAGCCGGCTTCCTAA
- the yabQ gene encoding spore cortex biosynthesis protein YabQ produces MISDFVALIWVVAAGAAVGLVFDFYRSLRKRLGWGKFLTVVGDLIFSAVALYLLFRFFLKANHLDFRFYIVWGSALGLFLYSRILSPVVVWLLFKCYWLIERFMGLILSLLSIPIKIVRALMGPPYAILRWFSLLLFRINEALWGESLVKIRKKAINFWNRLFPPRTNG; encoded by the coding sequence ATGATTTCCGACTTTGTAGCCTTAATCTGGGTCGTGGCAGCCGGTGCGGCTGTCGGCTTAGTTTTTGATTTTTATCGCTCCCTGCGCAAACGGCTGGGGTGGGGAAAGTTTTTAACCGTTGTCGGAGATTTGATTTTCTCTGCTGTGGCCTTGTATTTGCTATTCAGGTTCTTCTTGAAGGCCAATCATTTGGATTTTCGATTTTATATTGTGTGGGGCAGCGCCTTAGGACTTTTTCTTTATTCACGAATCCTGAGCCCTGTAGTTGTATGGTTACTTTTCAAATGCTATTGGCTAATCGAACGGTTTATGGGGCTCATTTTAAGTCTTTTAAGTATTCCGATTAAAATCGTGAGGGCTTTGATGGGACCGCCTTATGCTATCTTACGGTGGTTTAGCCTTTTACTATTCCGTATAAATGAGGCTTTATGGGGAGAGTCTCTAGTAAAAATCCGTAAAAAAGCGATTAATTTTTGGAATCGCCTCTTTCCGCCTAGGACCAATGGGTAA
- the spoVT gene encoding stage V sporulation protein T has translation MKATGIVRRIDDLGRVVIPKEIRRTLRIREGDPLEIFVDREGEVILKKYSPIGELGDFAKEYADSLYEATGHIACIADRDVIIAVSGASKKEYLNKPIWSGIEQAMADRKTFALKAGEGKQDEEDEQSRLTSQVVAPIIAEGDPIGAVLLMSKDPNVKMADLELKLVETAAGFLAKQMEQ, from the coding sequence ATGAAAGCAACAGGTATTGTTAGAAGAATTGATGATCTTGGTCGTGTTGTTATTCCAAAAGAAATACGTCGAACACTTCGCATTCGAGAGGGCGACCCCTTGGAAATCTTCGTCGATCGTGAAGGAGAAGTCATTCTCAAGAAGTACTCCCCCATTGGTGAATTGGGTGATTTCGCCAAGGAATATGCTGATTCCCTCTATGAGGCTACCGGCCATATTGCCTGTATCGCCGATCGAGATGTCATCATCGCGGTCTCAGGGGCTTCTAAGAAAGAGTACTTAAATAAACCCATTTGGTCCGGCATTGAACAAGCTATGGCTGATCGCAAGACCTTCGCACTTAAAGCGGGAGAGGGCAAACAAGATGAGGAGGATGAGCAAAGCAGGTTGACCAGTCAGGTGGTTGCACCAATTATTGCCGAGGGTGATCCGATTGGGGCCGTTCTCTTGATGTCTAAGGATCCTAATGTTAAAATGGCCGACCTAGAGTTAAAATTAGTAGAGACGGCTGCAGGCTTTCTAGCCAAGCAAATGGAGCAGTAG
- the mfd gene encoding transcription-repair coupling factor, with product MKTLSHYLRLGFDIEAVEKAIPYQEWPQMIYNLTGSQKPAFASQLLKKGKPGLILTYSEDLAQKWVNDLRTWLPEESVLYFPATDWLPFEVLGKSRETTIERIKVLNRLAEDNQCTVVAPVLAVEQRMFSATRWQEYTQELKEGVSYNLQELTHKLITAGYERLDVVDGKGQFAIRGGIMDIAPLDGEPLRIEFFDDEVDSIRVFDLETQKSTETLRSVRIPPAMEMVIHPEEFDKLIWEVRAQARKAAGRLNRNGRAEVAELVMKQAQKIEERLMLGHLDESIYPYLSLLEEPLESFFSLLSKDCYLILDEPLRLKEQLEFQQKERLEEFTRALAKGEEFLSPEAQFVTYEQLLKYGEGHPLLVLSTLPRQIPGVTPKRIYNLTARPLTGFMGKTGVLADEIDLWQKSGHIISLFVGDEEHAERMLQGLRDRGALAKKQGLQEAVQEGGVYVYASSIDQGFELPLSKLIVLSEAEIYKRERKGTPPRKKAPEKTGQRLQFSDLKPGDFVVHVQHGIGQFMGIEKIAVGGVDKDYFSVKYAGQDKLYVPLDQLNLLQKYLGGDADTLPKLYKLGGSDWKRVKAKAKNAIKEMAFDLVKLYAQREAIQGYAFSADNVWQQEFEEKFPYQETPDQMQCIIEVKEDMMRTRPMDRLLCGDVGYGKTEVALRAAFKAVMDSKQVAVLVPTTILAQQHYNTFLERFMGYPVSIQMLSRFRTTKEQKLILQGLKEGAIDIVVGTHKLVSESIKFKDLGLLIVDEEQRFGVSHKEKLKTLKTNVDVLTLSATPIPRTLHMSLVGVRDLSVIDTPPEDRFPVQTYVAEFRPDVVREAIRREIQRGGQVFFVHNRVEDMDQVVRFLSQLVPEARYEIAHGQMSEKELERGMLNFLEQESDVLVCTTIIETGLDMPNVNTLIIDEADRLGLGQLYQLRGRVGRSNRKAYSYFLYKPQKILSEVAEKRLAAIREFTEFGSGLKIAMRDLEIRGAGNLVGAQQHGHLAALGFELYSQMLKEAVQEIKGEKVEERIETSIEVAVDAYLPDSYVGERKLKAALYQRMISIDNEEDHSSMIDELIDRFGAPPREVENLLKIVRIKWCASALKIEQIQQVKQQVVFRFATDPGISGEMLMTMATQSSYPISFGTSANTNLEIKLRLRSVVQEEVLEAIHKTLMVFSGIASKTPS from the coding sequence TTGAAAACCCTCAGCCACTATTTGCGTTTAGGCTTCGATATTGAGGCAGTGGAAAAGGCGATTCCCTATCAGGAATGGCCGCAAATGATATATAACTTAACAGGAAGCCAGAAGCCTGCCTTCGCTTCTCAGCTATTAAAGAAGGGTAAGCCTGGCTTGATTCTCACCTATTCGGAGGATCTTGCGCAAAAGTGGGTTAATGATTTGCGTACTTGGCTTCCTGAGGAATCTGTCCTTTATTTTCCGGCGACGGATTGGCTGCCCTTTGAGGTCCTTGGCAAAAGCCGTGAAACCACAATTGAGAGAATTAAGGTTTTAAATCGTTTAGCCGAGGATAATCAATGTACGGTCGTTGCCCCAGTATTAGCCGTGGAGCAGAGGATGTTTTCTGCCACACGCTGGCAGGAGTATACCCAGGAGTTAAAAGAAGGAGTCTCCTATAATTTACAGGAGCTCACACATAAATTAATCACCGCAGGGTATGAACGCCTTGATGTGGTGGATGGCAAGGGTCAGTTTGCTATCCGGGGTGGCATCATGGACATTGCTCCTCTGGATGGGGAGCCCTTACGGATTGAGTTTTTTGATGACGAAGTAGACTCCATACGTGTCTTTGATCTCGAGACTCAAAAATCCACTGAAACTTTAAGAAGTGTCAGAATCCCACCTGCTATGGAGATGGTGATTCACCCTGAGGAGTTTGATAAGCTCATCTGGGAGGTGCGTGCTCAGGCTAGGAAGGCAGCAGGACGCTTGAATCGGAACGGTCGGGCTGAGGTAGCTGAGCTGGTTATGAAGCAGGCCCAGAAGATTGAAGAGCGCTTAATGCTCGGCCACTTAGATGAATCAATCTATCCCTATCTCAGTCTTCTTGAGGAACCTCTGGAGTCATTTTTCTCTTTGCTTTCTAAGGATTGTTATCTAATTTTAGATGAACCGTTGCGACTGAAGGAACAGCTTGAGTTTCAACAGAAGGAAAGACTGGAGGAATTTACGCGGGCTTTAGCAAAAGGGGAGGAGTTCTTGAGTCCGGAGGCTCAATTCGTAACTTATGAGCAGCTCTTAAAGTACGGAGAAGGTCATCCATTGCTTGTGCTTTCCACTTTGCCTCGGCAAATTCCTGGGGTTACCCCGAAACGAATCTATAACTTGACGGCCCGTCCCTTGACCGGTTTCATGGGTAAAACGGGTGTCTTGGCCGATGAAATCGATCTTTGGCAAAAATCCGGGCACATCATCTCTCTTTTCGTCGGGGATGAAGAGCATGCGGAGCGGATGCTACAAGGCCTAAGGGATCGAGGTGCTTTAGCTAAGAAGCAGGGCCTACAGGAAGCGGTCCAAGAAGGAGGAGTCTATGTTTATGCCTCCTCCATCGATCAGGGCTTCGAGCTCCCCCTAAGTAAGCTAATCGTTCTCAGTGAAGCTGAGATTTATAAACGGGAGCGCAAAGGTACTCCCCCACGTAAAAAGGCACCGGAGAAAACAGGGCAGCGCTTGCAATTTTCTGATCTAAAGCCAGGAGACTTCGTGGTTCATGTGCAACACGGCATCGGGCAGTTTATGGGTATCGAAAAAATTGCCGTGGGAGGGGTCGATAAGGATTATTTTAGTGTAAAATACGCGGGCCAAGATAAGCTTTATGTGCCACTTGATCAGCTGAACCTTTTGCAGAAATATCTGGGTGGAGATGCGGACACACTACCGAAGCTTTATAAGCTGGGCGGTTCTGACTGGAAAAGAGTTAAGGCAAAAGCTAAAAATGCCATTAAAGAAATGGCGTTTGATTTGGTTAAACTCTATGCCCAGCGAGAAGCCATTCAAGGGTATGCTTTTTCGGCGGACAATGTTTGGCAGCAGGAATTTGAAGAGAAGTTCCCCTACCAAGAGACTCCCGATCAGATGCAATGTATCATCGAGGTTAAGGAGGATATGATGCGCACACGCCCCATGGATCGCTTGCTTTGCGGGGATGTGGGCTATGGCAAGACTGAGGTGGCCTTGCGAGCGGCCTTTAAAGCCGTTATGGACAGCAAGCAAGTGGCTGTGTTAGTTCCAACGACCATTCTTGCCCAGCAGCATTACAACACCTTTTTAGAGCGGTTCATGGGCTACCCCGTAAGTATTCAGATGTTGAGTCGTTTTCGTACCACTAAGGAACAAAAGTTGATTCTGCAGGGTTTGAAGGAAGGCGCAATTGACATTGTGGTAGGGACCCATAAACTGGTCTCGGAGTCCATTAAGTTTAAGGATCTCGGACTTCTTATTGTTGATGAAGAGCAGAGGTTCGGGGTTTCCCACAAGGAAAAGCTAAAGACCCTGAAGACCAATGTGGATGTTCTGACCTTGTCAGCTACTCCCATTCCTCGCACCTTACATATGTCTTTGGTAGGGGTGAGGGATCTCAGTGTCATCGATACCCCGCCTGAAGATCGTTTTCCCGTGCAAACTTATGTGGCGGAATTCCGTCCGGATGTGGTGCGAGAAGCCATCCGCAGGGAAATTCAACGGGGCGGTCAAGTATTTTTCGTTCATAATCGGGTCGAAGATATGGACCAGGTAGTCCGCTTCCTTAGCCAGCTCGTACCCGAAGCTCGCTATGAAATCGCTCATGGTCAGATGAGCGAAAAAGAATTAGAGCGAGGAATGTTGAATTTTCTAGAACAGGAAAGCGATGTTTTAGTATGCACCACCATTATCGAGACAGGCTTGGATATGCCTAATGTCAACACTTTGATTATTGATGAAGCAGATCGCCTTGGCCTTGGTCAGCTTTATCAGCTGCGGGGTCGGGTCGGACGTTCAAACAGGAAGGCCTATTCCTACTTTTTATATAAGCCCCAAAAGATTTTGTCGGAGGTAGCGGAAAAGCGCCTGGCAGCTATTCGCGAGTTTACTGAGTTTGGTTCCGGGCTAAAAATTGCCATGCGAGATTTGGAAATTCGCGGGGCGGGTAACTTAGTCGGTGCCCAACAGCATGGACATTTGGCTGCTTTAGGCTTTGAGCTTTATAGTCAAATGCTCAAAGAAGCTGTTCAAGAGATCAAGGGAGAGAAAGTGGAGGAAAGGATTGAGACCAGTATTGAGGTTGCGGTGGATGCTTATTTGCCGGATAGCTATGTTGGGGAGCGCAAATTAAAAGCGGCTCTCTATCAGCGGATGATTTCCATTGATAACGAAGAGGATCACAGCTCCATGATTGATGAATTGATTGACCGCTTCGGAGCCCCTCCGCGAGAAGTGGAGAACCTCTTGAAGATTGTGCGCATCAAATGGTGTGCCTCCGCTCTAAAGATTGAACAAATCCAACAAGTTAAGCAACAGGTTGTCTTCCGTTTTGCAACCGATCCGGGAATTTCCGGAGAGATGCTCATGACGATGGCCACCCAATCTTCTTATCCGATTTCATTTGGTACCTCTGCCAATACTAACCTAGAGATAAAACTACGTCTCCGATCTGTGGTTCAGGAAGAAGTGTTAGAAGCAATTCATAAGACATTAATGGTATTTAGTGGTATTGCCTCAAAAACTCCATCCTGA
- the mazG gene encoding nucleoside triphosphate pyrophosphohydrolase, translating into MINVLHVVGLGPAGLESMTLGDYRMIKQAKRIFFRTVNHPCAQELLTEGLQVESFDDLYDQEESFEKVYEGIVKRLEKECKIYPEVVYAVPGHPTVAERSVQLLVDKLAKQVEIQVHPALSFLDPLFSAISMDPVEGFLLRNYDALKESGITGKEWLVIPQVYDGLIASEVKLDLMEVYADEAEAYVVQALGTKMQKVLKCQLFELDHQSFNHLTTVVLPPHKAGISMAKLLEIMKTLRSPGGCPWDQEQTHVSLKPYLVEESYEVLQAIEAQDMYNLAEELGDLLLQVVFHAQVAQEAGEFQFQDVLRSIIEKMIRRHPHVFGDVEVSNSTEVLRNWDQIKQKEKGEQESEELFSFPKGLPSLMLAVKTQKKVAKFGFDWPDSEGSLAKVYEELQELEEAMGHGKGIEEEFGDTLFALVNLSRFLELDPEDAVRKTVGKFQRRFLEMKKLAEDEGENLLNLTLDQMDKYWEMAKMREKNEEIGNNP; encoded by the coding sequence ATGATTAACGTATTGCATGTGGTGGGCTTAGGTCCGGCAGGGCTGGAATCTATGACCCTCGGCGATTATCGAATGATAAAGCAGGCCAAAAGGATTTTTTTTCGAACTGTAAATCATCCTTGCGCTCAGGAGTTACTTACCGAGGGACTCCAAGTGGAATCTTTTGATGATCTCTATGATCAAGAAGAATCCTTTGAGAAGGTCTATGAGGGAATCGTTAAACGCTTGGAGAAAGAGTGTAAGATATACCCTGAAGTGGTCTATGCTGTTCCGGGCCATCCGACGGTGGCTGAGCGCAGTGTTCAACTGCTGGTGGACAAGTTAGCGAAACAAGTGGAGATTCAGGTTCATCCGGCCTTGAGCTTTCTCGACCCACTTTTTTCGGCGATTTCTATGGATCCTGTGGAAGGGTTTTTGCTGCGTAATTATGATGCGCTCAAGGAAAGTGGTATAACCGGTAAGGAATGGCTGGTTATTCCCCAGGTCTATGATGGACTCATTGCTTCGGAAGTGAAGTTGGACCTTATGGAAGTGTACGCAGATGAGGCTGAAGCTTATGTGGTTCAAGCCCTCGGGACAAAGATGCAAAAGGTGTTGAAGTGCCAACTCTTTGAGTTGGATCATCAAAGCTTTAATCATTTGACGACAGTTGTGCTACCGCCCCATAAGGCTGGCATCTCCATGGCCAAGCTTTTGGAGATTATGAAGACCTTACGTAGCCCGGGGGGGTGCCCATGGGACCAAGAGCAGACACATGTCTCCCTCAAGCCCTACCTTGTTGAGGAAAGCTATGAAGTTCTCCAAGCTATTGAAGCCCAGGATATGTATAATTTAGCTGAAGAATTGGGAGACTTATTACTACAAGTAGTATTTCATGCCCAAGTAGCGCAAGAGGCGGGGGAGTTCCAGTTTCAAGATGTTCTACGCAGTATTATTGAGAAAATGATTCGTCGCCATCCCCATGTTTTTGGGGACGTTGAGGTGAGCAATTCTACGGAGGTCTTAAGAAACTGGGATCAAATCAAGCAAAAGGAAAAGGGGGAACAAGAATCAGAAGAGTTGTTTAGTTTCCCTAAAGGATTGCCGTCCTTAATGCTGGCGGTGAAAACCCAAAAGAAAGTGGCCAAGTTCGGTTTTGATTGGCCTGATTCCGAGGGCTCCTTGGCCAAGGTTTATGAGGAACTGCAGGAATTAGAAGAGGCCATGGGCCATGGAAAAGGGATTGAAGAGGAATTCGGAGATACGCTCTTTGCCCTTGTCAATTTATCCCGATTTCTTGAGTTGGATCCAGAAGACGCCGTTCGTAAGACTGTTGGAAAATTCCAGAGACGTTTTTTAGAAATGAAGAAATTAGCAGAAGATGAAGGGGAGAATTTGTTGAATTTAACCCTAGATCAGATGGATAAGTACTGGGAAATGGCCAAAATGAGAGAAAAAAATGAAGAGATTGGCAACAATCCATAA
- a CDS encoding FtsB family cell division protein has protein sequence MILTKRNPTAKESRPKTRKRRLRPIQTAIILCITLALISSAYQLVELRQEVNQSIAQLNVEKEALLVEQKQLEKEILELNTPSFIEQLAREQLGLVRKGEIRIAPKME, from the coding sequence ATGATTTTGACGAAGAGGAATCCGACAGCTAAAGAGTCCCGCCCCAAGACCCGAAAGCGTCGCCTTCGGCCTATTCAGACAGCCATCATCCTGTGCATTACCCTTGCTCTTATTAGTTCTGCATATCAGTTGGTTGAGCTCCGTCAAGAGGTTAATCAGAGTATCGCTCAGCTAAATGTTGAGAAGGAAGCTTTGCTCGTAGAGCAGAAGCAGTTAGAAAAGGAAATTCTGGAGCTGAACACACCCAGTTTTATTGAGCAATTAGCCAGGGAGCAATTAGGATTAGTGCGTAAGGGTGAAATCCGCATTGCGCCAAAAATGGAATAA
- a CDS encoding sigma factor-like helix-turn-helix DNA-binding protein, which yields MHLEIRGLEKLSFRERQVVVLKESGKSQEQIAKKLHLSPSSVATLLNRAKGKGYQIVCIIPEAELGLGGYDFDEEESDS from the coding sequence GTGCATTTAGAGATTCGAGGTTTGGAAAAGTTGAGCTTTCGAGAGCGACAAGTGGTTGTCTTAAAGGAAAGCGGAAAATCTCAAGAGCAAATTGCCAAGAAATTGCATCTTAGCCCAAGCTCGGTGGCGACCTTACTCAATCGGGCCAAAGGGAAGGGCTATCAGATCGTTTGTATTATTCCAGAGGCTGAACTTGGTCTAGGAGGGTATGATTTTGACGAAGAGGAATCCGACAGCTAA